TCGTAAAGATTTGTTTTaatctaaacatattttttacaaGCCATGccacttttaaaaaagaaaaattctattttatttgttatttttttaaccatcATTACcatcatataattaaaaattatttattagattttacttatctattttcttatcttaaatatatctaaacatATTTTCTACAAGCCACATGACTTTTATAGAGGACTTTTAGATtgcatttggatagtaagatgatataagatattatctaaataatagtaaaaaaaataatgataaagtaatgttaaaatattgaataatagtaaataataataaataataataaaaattagataaaaagtaataataaaataataaatagtagtggagTATTCTCCAAACTAGCCATTAACCATTGTCTTCTTATATCCCTATGACATCAAATGCCTGAAaaaatgtttattattttttcactcaTCTGTTATATTAGGAGATGATTTAAAcgaataatgattaaaaatctaataaataaccTGAAATACTCTAATTTAATGAGGTGCCACGTGGAGAAAACCCAATCAATCAACAAACGGAGAATCCTGTCGTGCCACGTCACAAATCCTAAAacccattatattattattaaaaaaaaaaagatttggaaGACGCGAAATCACTTTCCTACCCTTCCATTCAAAAAACAATAAAGACTAAACGCTCCACCCGAGCAAGCACACCCTAGAAAAACTGCtactgtctctctgtctctctctctctatgggGCTTGCGGAGAGAACCTAACCTCACCCACGACAAAACACAACGCAATAAATTTCGCTTTAaccctaaaaattataaacagtACACTCATCCAGATCACAGATCAGAGGGTAAGATGAAAACAAATTCTACGATAATCATCTCAACGCACACACACAGACACGGCTTTCATATACAGAATCTAATCCAACCCTATATATGTAATAAAACCCTACATCAGAGACTTCAACGATCGAGCTTTCACCGGCTTCCTCATCCGCTTCTTCCCGCTATCGCCGTTTGCGGCCTCGtcttcgtcgtcgtcgtcgtagTCTTCGTCGTCCACGTACTCGAAATCCTCATTGTTATCGAGTTGCGAGGAGGAAGGAGTGCTTTGAGAAGTGTTACTGATGGATGCAGTGCTTGTTGTAGTAgtaatagtagtagtagtagtggcGTTGCTGTCGACACGTTTGGGTTCGATGTGCTTGCCGATCCTCGCGtctgctcctcctcctcctcgatGGCCTCTTTTTCTTCCCCACAGCGGGCCGAACCCAGAATAGTAATAGAATTCGTAAGGGTTGGAGGAGGAACCAGCCTTCTTCGCGGCGCGAGCTCTCGCGCGACGAGCACCAGCGGCCGCGGCCGCAGCAGCAGCTGCTGCAGCTGCTGGGGCTGATCTCCTGAAACTAAGGTTGCTGTTATTGTAAGACCTAAGAAGGTTCAAGTGATGTTCGCACAAGGATTGCCCTTCTTTTGCCTCGTTCCTACACTGCCAACCCTTTCCGTCGGTTTTCTGGCAGCAGGAGCTCTTTTCTCCCTTCTGCAACTCAAATTCGTTCCCCCTCATCCTTTCTTCGCCATGCTCAATCACTTTCGCTCGCTTCTCGACCATATCATTATCGTCCATAGCCATATCCTCGGCCTTTGCTGCCACCGCGTCCATCATCGACGCAACACTGCGTGTACAGATAATATTTGAAGGCACAGACGGGCAGTGACTAGTTTTACTTGTTTTCCGCAGCAAATTTTGGATAATTACTCCATATCATACAACTATTCCCAACTGAAATGGAAAAACCCTAATACCCCAGAAGAGAAGAATAGAACACAAATTGGAAAAACTATCGGAATTAAAAGAATCGCAGGAGGGTTTATTAGTTACCTCTCGTCAGCTCCAACAGAATCGCCGAGGCTCGCATTTCCCGTGAAGCTGTCTTCTCCTTCGAACTGCAAGAACCGAAggataatagaaaaaaatgaggaGGACCCATTAACCTAATCGGCTATTCGGAGCTAAATACAcgataaaactaaaagaattcAGGGTTTTCGACAACCCTAAATGTGGGGAAGAAGATAATGAAGAAAACCCTACAGAAAAAAATGCAGGCTCGAGAGGAGAAACGGCGGAACAGACAGAGGGTTTAGGCAGATCTgctagagaaaatgaaagaaagcgAGAGAGAAAGATTGGGGGACTGACCTGGTGCGAGTCTTGGGCGAAGGAAATCGCATCCCAGGGCGACTGGTTGAGCTGGCACACGTGCGTCTGAAGAGCCTCGGGAGCTGAAGGGTGAGAGAACCAGAGGGGTGAGAGCTTCGCGTTCTTGCGGATCCTCATATTCAAGAAGATATATAGAGATAAACCAGCAGGCGGAGATAGATCGAGAGATAGGGTGGTGGCTTTGTgttttattatctaattttcTCGCACTTTCTCGGGGAGTTTCTCTGGCTTTCTCTCTGAGGCCGGGTGGGGGGGAAGAGGGTGTCTGCCTGTCTGtctctccctcttttctctctatatatTGCAGATCTCACAGAACTCGATAATCAGGGTTTCTTATTTAACTTTCTGTTGCTTTCTCGGCCCTTCATATGtttcgatttttatttttcttgttgtaCATTTTTACCCTTATGTTTCCCTTTTATTTACTTGAAACAAAAAGCTGCCCGATATTCCACGTCATGATAGTTGTCCATCCATCCAAagtctttattatttttatatataaaattgagaaataataaaatatcgtttactctttttaaaaaaatataaaatttattattaaaaaattaatttttttgataaattttatatttatttatttttctaaaaaaaatatacaagattTATACGATCCAAAACTGTAAATACCGTTTCTCTGATATGAGAGGCGTAGAGGAAGTAAGAAATAACTCGTTCGTCTGGGGGGTGGGTCAACCCAGTACGGCGAGTTACAATGCAGAATCACGTGGGCCCCTTTGAAAAGTCACATTTAATGATGTTTTTTAAGGCCCAAAACCAAAAACTGGGgccatattaaatttttgttgaaaataatgATAGGAACGTGATGGTGAGGCTGACCTTTTTTTCCAGATTAAAAATTTAGGGTGAAGCCTATTTTCGTAATTGGACTTCGTAGGAGAATTTAAAGagatatttttcaagaaacctaaCATCTTTTTTGCTTCCTACAACAGGGGAGCTAGTTAGGGTGGTAATACAATACTGAACTAGATACAAAGTACCGAGGATTGGAGTTTGAGGGGGGAGCGTGGATTATACGCGCAGAAATCCATCCATGATCAAGGAAGTGGGAAACACGTATGGCCCACATGAAAACTCTCTGTTTTTTAGTGTACTTGTAGGGTCCACAAACGGGCGGCTATGATGAGCCTGATTTAGACCGATCAAAAAACATTGAGGTAACTATACTCTAAATGCATGAAAAACCCAATTTCAGATTCTCCCAAGTCCAAGGTTtgtgtcattttttttgtaCCACAAAGTGTCTTTTTTATTGAGATGTTCATAGAAGTTGAAACAACAACTTACCTGTAAATTAAATGACACAAACATGTCCAAAAAAGGTTGTCGGAAACACTGATAAAAGGGTTGCAAATTTGCAACTAttttgtgcaaaaaaaaaaaaaaaaaacgaagctTTAAAAGCACCACCTTTTCATCTTGATATCCTTTTCTTTCCATCATCCATGATTGTATATATAAACAAGAGTAATACTacgtataattataaaatctgcAAGTATCGtatagtcattttaaaaaataataaagtttactattaaaaaattaatttttttcatgtaagtctcgtatttatttatattttttaaggtgATTGTAAAATACTTGTTcactcacgactgtaaatatcatttctctataaacAATATGTTCTTGGGGTCTGTTCTGTTGGCTTAGTTTACAGTAAATTAATATTGTAGCATTCAATTTAGTTGCAATCTTAAAAAACCATTAGTTTCAGGCtgttgatttatatatatacacacactgtAGGCTCTGTTTTCTGCCATAAAACACCATTAGTTTCAGGCTGGATGGATTTGAGAgagattaatttgtttttccaaaCCCTCAATTAAAGCAATAGATCAACCATCATGACACTAGCAATATTAGTAAGTTTTCTACAAATCCCCATCAGTTTGGTGTAAAGTTTTCTTcttagttaatatatataatccaaaaGAACAACGAATCCAAGGTTAAAAAAACTGTGGTCTGTGGGAATTATTTCGGAATGTCATCTcacacatgatgatgatctgGATCTTTCCCATcccattaacatatatattattactggCGCGTCCTTAATTTATAGCAGAGATGACATCGTTTTtagccttttgtttttgttttctgcaaatgtttttcttttccactaTTTATTGGACCAGACTGTAGCGCTGCTTCTTTTCAATGATTATcaacagatcacatgatctaTAGATCAGTACTCATTTCTTTGTTACTAGATTTGATGATCTTCCGCTCTGCAAAGaatcaaagaaaaaacacaCCTTTTTTAACTCGACTTCTCTACCAACTTTCTAGGTTTTCTTCTATTTCTGCCATGCATTGGTTTCTATCTGGCATATATATAAAGGCCAAGATCGTGAATGAAAAcgaaaacagaaacagaatggaAGAGATAGTGATTAAGATTGAGGTATGCAATAAACACTGAAGTTATAAAtgcttttgaaaaatgtgattgGCAAAGTATCATATCCGACCCATCGGTCATGATCAACaagaacaaaacaaatcaaGATCGTCGATCGAGGAAGGGAAAGTCTTCATCCAGAAACAGATTACGATCAATATATTATACCATGTATAAAGTAGAAGACGAACATGAAAACAGgatgaaaataaagaatattagaaAACAGCTTCACTCTcaatagaaaattttgatttcccAATTAAATggagtttttgttttggaaaaaataagatttcagATTTTACCGTTCTGTTGCTTAAAATAGCAACTGCATAAAACATTAAGAGATCAATGCGAACTGATTTGTATTGTTAGCAGTAATGGCGGCCTGGACTTGAATATATATAGCAGAGTAAATAGGAAAACTTCAATCTGCTTTCGAACCAGAATAGCCTTTGGGCTCCGACAGAAGAACTTCTGCTGTGGTGATATGAAAGCACTAAACTTGAGCTTCTACTCCCAGATACAGCCTTATTATCTGCTGAAAACCCTAAAAAtcgtaacatatatatatatatatatatatatatatatttataggacAATAATCGAACCGAACTGACCTTGTAGATTTTCATTCGTTCTTGTAAAAAATGGCCTATCTAAATCATGGGTCTGATCAATTACCCAGAATCAGAGCGATAGAAAATAGTTAGGTAGATGGAAGAGAAACGAGATTTAGGGTTGATGAATGCAGGGAGAAAGATCGAAATTCACATGGAAATCATGCTCAACCCTAAACCTAAATCTGAATGCATTTTTCTGCAAAGATAAGAtagaacaagaaagaaagagataaagATCGGTCTGATAGGATGGAAAAAGAATCTTTGTAAGTTCAGAGAAAAGTTGTGCAGAGGCGCAGGGTAGTTGGAGACGATTTTGTCAGATATTGGGCGAGACTGGTTCAGCAGCTGCATTTGAGAGTTGTGCTCATGATACTACTCCTAGATGGGATTTCTCCCACGAAAATAAAACCTGGGTTTGTAAAATGGTCAAGTTGATTAGGTGCCGTGAGGAATGGCTATGGCTGTGCCCGTGAATCAAGTTTTGCTATCAGTTCTCAAAACTCAACTGGGTATTGACAGATCAAACTCTGATCATATATATACGTGCAGGCCTCTATCTCATGCGAACTTGCAAGGCTGCTGCGGTTAGATGCCAGTATGTGTACCTGTGTATGTGAGtgcgtgtgagagagagagagagagagagagagaggaggaatttctctttcctttctgcATTTTCAATTGCTCCGATGTGAGATGATGTTGTAACTTGTACCTCAGCTACATAGAGCCATGGCAAAGACTGAACttttcaacaaaagaaaaaaaaaaaaaaaaaaaaaaaaaaggcaaagacTGACAAACTAGCACTGTTtttcataattgttttttgtttgtatgtttATCTTTCATAGGACTATGGAACCCAGTTACACAGAGATCAGAAATACTGCGTCTATAAACATCCCACGAACTAAACTCCTAAAAACACTTGTTTTTTGtggtataataaattataattctatTCGAAGGCTCGATATTATATATTACCTtagtgatataatttgatttaaaaaataaattttaaattttataaattaaattatactatatagataGTTTGTGAtgtaaatgtatttaaataacaataatttttattgtaatatgttaaatttattttatattaaaataaatatattttataatttagtgTATTGCATCAacctatttctatttttaattttaattttatttgatttcttggtagatttaacaattttttaaaattctaaacatGCATTTTCATTTCTAACAGGTGGCTAGGATAAGTTTCGCaactcaaaaatataatatttaatatatttttgaaaataaggtAATGCTAGACAATAGATATAGTTTTAAGGTATGCAAgttctacatattttttttttaaaaaattaaactcattttttcaaaaaataatttttttatgtagatctaaaatttatctatttttttaaaagagagaaTAGAACTTGTAcaccttaaaattataaatattattattttttaaataatatttaagttaGAATAGGAGTAGATAAGACCCATCAAACAGAAGCCACAATCCCATTTTAAAGAGGAGTATTCGAACTCCCATGATGGCTTAAGCTTAGGgtcattttataaatgaattttattatatacagtcatttttatatattttttatatattttattgatatgattgatcaaaataattattttatattttaaaaaaagtgatgcagttaattataataataaaatatataaaaaataagtaaaaataactgcacataaattttttatttgtatatagtTTTCATAGTAATAAAGCAACGGGGATatctttctaaatttttttagaaatgtggGTCcaagagtaaaataaaaaagttaaaatcaatgTTTTCGTTCTTTTAAAGAAATGTCTATACATTTCACGAGAGAATTTGTACAACTCTCGTGtagagttatttttttattttaaattttaatacttttatttttaaaattttggattcaaaGGCCTTGAGTTTTGGTTAGAGTTAAACAAGTAacgagtaatattatatacaattttaaggCATGTAATttgcacacttttttttttaaaaaaaaagtaggatatattattaaaaaaataatttttcttatagattATAGATTTACCTactttaaaatatgaaagactTGTGCATACTACCATATCATTCTTAAGATGGTCAAATCCcaacaattattttcaaaattaatggTGAAGATTTTACCATATCAGATGTTATTGATTTCAGCGAGCTTCAAAATATTCATCGTCTTGGTATTTACCATATTTATAGAGTAATTACcattggatttgaaaaaaaaaaaaattatgaacgctaaaaataaaaatttaaatagaatattctCGAAAATCTATAAAGGAGGAAATGAAATGGATGGCGATAAGAGAGATAAAGGGTATGCATGATGGGAAATGCTAGTTGTCTCGAGAACGGGCTccgttgtaattttttttttttttttttttagcaattaaggaatgtttttaatgatgttgtaatttttatttttttttaaatgttgggtataaaaaaaatatgaatgaaaaaaaatatcaaatgatcTTATCGGGAGAATTTGTCAAACTACACCCTTATGGGTGGGTGTATCACGACTCATGCAAGATAATTGCTTAGCTTTGACTGTAAATTGATGGAATGCTTGCCGAATGCCATTAATTTAAACTGAGAATTATCGAAAGTTTCTTTCTTTAGAAAGTAAAACTTCTATATTTTGTCAtctcttcatcattttttacagttttttttttttttttggttgtcttTCCACTTTGTCTCTCCCTTGCAAAGACTTTTTGGTACCAATTTGAGTGGGGTATATATGGATCTTCTCCTTCACTTGTCTCCCTTTTCCCACTTCTCCTCCGATCAGGCTTGCTTACAAGTCATTGTTGTAGAAGTTTTCATGTTTTCTTTCTCGTACGGTGGGAAATGACTTTCTATAGCTTTCAGAACTTCTCTGAGCAATACATGACAGTACTCCTACAGATTCCCAAGCCATCAATCAAAAAATTCCAAGAAGTCGTGTCTCAATCTAATATGCCGATAATTTTAAGAACTTCAAAATGATAAGTGAGTCCAGTCCGGCGTGCGgagtttgttttcaaataaaaattaaaaattaaataaaatattattaaaatatatatttaatattatttttatttttaaatttataaaaattaaattatttattttattttatgtgagaatttaaaaaatttataataattaaattagatgagataagataaaaataattataaaaataaatgattttctgaGATGAGAAtagatgaatatataatattttccttaCCACACATACTGTTTCAATAGATTTTTCGACCTCAAATCTTACAATTAGTGCTACCCAAATATCTTTATTATAGATTTGAATAGTGAtcagttgagatgagatgaattgaaataaaaattgaaagttgaataaaatattattttttaatattatgatatttaaaaaagttaaattatttagtatattttgtataagaatttgaaaagcttataatgattagatgaaaaaaaatgaaatgaaatgctCTTTGTGTCTAAACATATCCTTTACTGTCAAGATGTAGGTTCCATATGCCGATATATGATATACGACCGTCCATTCGTCATTAACTATTGCTTTAATTTTCCTAAAGGAGTTGACATATTCTTCtgccttaaaaaaattataatcagaTCCATTACCACTCGAAAATCACTACCAAACAGGTAATATTTACCAACCATAATCCATAGACccaccatttttctttttaaatttagcCATTGGTgcaaacactacaagaaaaacgagcttttgtgactaatttattGCGACTAAAAGATTATTCGCaatcaattttaattgtaaatagtcatttcgttagaattaactgatcgcaaataaacagtttttttatagTGAAAAGCCATACTTGAATGTTcataaaggaaagaaaattttgTGGCATCGCATTGCGTGATGGATCTGAGCCCCTTGACTGATTCTCTTATCCATGCATGGCTGTGGAGTAGGAAATCTTCTTCAAGcgtaaaaaagttttgagagTTGGTGCAACCCTATCTACTGCAGCATCTCACGATTACAGTAGAAACCTCTGTAAGGCCTCACATTGAGAAAGACTCATGAACTATTAGCTAGGTCTTGATAAAATCCCTCAACTTATTTGAAGCCCGCTTTAGAATAAGAAAGAGGAATCACAAGTTAGATATTGTGTGGTTGGTAAACATCATGTGGTGGATTATTTTTTGATGCAATACACGGACATTGACATTGGATTatacaaatccaaaaaaaaaaaaaaaataaagaggagTTTAGATAATAAAGTCTAAAAATATATTGCATTGGATTATGtgcaaatgtaaaaaaaatgacttcTAGTTGCAGTAAATTAGTGTTATGGGTCATATTTAGATTTCACTGTAGTTAGaccaaatgaaataaaaaaacactttcaCTCTCCCGATTCTCCCTCTCCCCCAACTCCAAAAAATGACGAATGTCTATAGACATGCTCCTTTTGTGCCTAATGTGAAGTATTTGTACCGAATAGACGCCCACAATTTTGAAGGGTGTGAGAGAGTGCTGTCGTAGTTAGAAATCTCATTCCTTTGTAAGAGTGGTCAATCGCTTGCAATAATTCTAGTTTTAATCTTATGTAGATTTACGAatccttgtttttattttttgtgatgggcTATAACATTACTAATAGGCTGACTTTTGGAGGtgtgcatatttttgtgatgggcTGAAATGTGTTGAACATTAGTGATGACTTGTGTTTTTTCTCAATGGTGTTTTAATTTTCTAGGTGAAAAAGTAATAGACATGTGTTTTTTTCATTAgtgttgtattaaatatttagaatatatttgCTGCACTCAGGACTCATCCACATCTTTATCCAAGGctcatattgtataatattCATATTTCCATGTGgctcttaatttagaaaaaaaattaatagaaaaaaaaattattagatttataatattttattattattttaaataatagatgaataatccaatatgaaaataagttttgagtagaatagccaaatgcaaaatcatatgcaaattttatatttacattttcatcatccaatgtcaatgctcttatAAATCCTTTAAATAAGATCAGAAAATCTATATTTGGGTTCCGACAATTGATTGTTAGTCAATCAAAGTATTAAATGGTACCTTATTGTACAATTGCGCAATTCCCTTCCTTCAATGAAGGGTAAGGTGGTGggattctttgttttttctaaaacaaagaGAGTAGTCTCTAAGGTGTTAGCTTGTAGAGTTTAGTATGGAGGAGGATTTGTCCAATCTTTGAGCAAGTTTTAAACTCACTGATGAAGAGAAACAAGAGGTTAAGATCAcatatgaagatcttcatacTACATACAAGCGTGGGAAACTTTGTCTCACTACAAAGATAGCTGCTGATAAAGAAGTTAACATGGAAGCTTTCAGAGCAACAGGGGGTCGATCATCTTTCCCAGAAGTAGGAAGGAACCTAGTCTTGATCGAATTCCGAGAGGAGGACCAAGAACACTTGTTCAAAGGAAGACCTTGGTTCTTTAACCATTACCTAATTTGCTTGAAATATTTTGATGGAGGAACGGCAGCGAAGGACATCACATTCACACGCGAACCATTATGGGTTCAACTTCACAACATGCCTTTTGCTAGAATGACAAAGGCGTATGGAGAAAATAGGTGGAGATATTAGCACAATCATGATGGTTGATGTGGACAAGAAAGGTGTCGAATGGGGTAAATACTTAAGACAAGAGTGCAAGTTGATATCACAAAGCCTCTTGTTAGAGGGAAGTTCTTGTTAATGGGGGAGAAACAGTTGTGGACCCCATTCAAATATGAACACTTGcaccttttttgttttcaatgtgGAGTCATTAAGCCTGAAGGCAATGCTTGCTCAAAGCTTAACAATGGTGGAAGATTATTAGAGAATGTGCACTATCAATATGGATCTTGGCTTAGAGTGGGTGCAGGACCTCGCTCGAAAGCGAAACGAAATGGGGGACACTCCCTCATTCACGCTCGCCGTGAAAGGCAATGTGTTTCCTCTTCTAAGCCCAGTAACAAAACTTCTTTTCGAACTAGAAAGAATTAAATAGTCGAAACGGAGTTTCCCGTCGGTTGAGCCACTCCCATTCCTCTCGCTTTCAGCAAGCACGGGCACTTTTCCATTAATTCATTTGGTTTTGGTAGTTGGAAAAAATGTGGTGATAAGGGACAGGAACAGAATTCTAAGCCACAAACTAGAAGTTTTTCCGACGAGGGCTTTGATGACTCTAGAAAATGAAGAATACCAAGGGAGACCGAGAGAAGGAAACTGCCAAAAATATCACTAGAGAATCAAAACCAAGAAGGGCAGCTAAGGATTAAGGGGTCAAATAATCTAAGGGAGAGAATCATGGAAATTTGACATTTGACAAACTATCAAGGCCTGAATTATACATAATCAAGAAGAAgatccccccctcccccccccccccccccccccccaaaaaaaaaaaggaatgtcGGATACAGGATCAATCAAGCTCCTCTGTAGTAAGAGATTTTCTGTTAATACTAGAGAAACAAATAATTTGATCTGTTTGGACAACATGAACAAGGATATTAGAGGTTTGGATGAGAAAGTGCCTAATTTAATGTCTAATCCTTTTATGCTCACCAAACAACCTTCAAGTCAAGAACATGTTATCTAGAACCAGCAAAGAAGCTCCAAACCTCTGCGGGGAAACTCAGAAAAGATGGACAGTTGGAAACGTAAAGCCAGGGAGAACCCAAAGCAGTTTTGTCTGATAGGGATAATCCCATAGGACTTGCATTGCTTGACAacataaagaaaagagaattgGTCCTCATGGATATTGATGATAGTCATGATATTCTTCTAAAAAGCTCAGAGGTGATTTATTAGTTGGACTCCAAGAGCAAAATGTATTGGCGGATCCTGCTCAGCAGCCCTGTCATGCCCAATGATTCTC
Above is a genomic segment from Juglans microcarpa x Juglans regia isolate MS1-56 chromosome 1D, Jm3101_v1.0, whole genome shotgun sequence containing:
- the LOC121236120 gene encoding uncharacterized protein LOC121236120, encoding MRIRKNAKLSPLWFSHPSAPEALQTHVCQLNQSPWDAISFAQDSHQFEGEDSFTGNASLGDSVGADESVASMMDAVAAKAEDMAMDDNDMVEKRAKVIEHGEERMRGNEFELQKGEKSSCCQKTDGKGWQCRNEAKEGQSLCEHHLNLLRSYNNSNLSFRRSAPAAAAAAAAAAAAGARRARARAAKKAGSSSNPYEFYYYSGFGPLWGRKRGHRGGGGADARIGKHIEPKRVDSNATTTTTITTTTSTASISNTSQSTPSSSQLDNNEDFEYVDDEDYDDDDEDEAANGDSGKKRMRKPVKARSLKSLM